The window tttgtaatgaagcaagtggggaagagagtactgaatgtgactgagttctgaaagattgtgaggcctcactcgttaaggcgacttatataggcgcaaaaaatcgagtgatacccctgacatgtgaacgtggtggggtatggtgggtacgcctgattgggGCCGAAAGTTACATGCCTGAtcagcgccgaaagttacattggttGTATGCGCCAAATGGCGGGAAAATACTCGTATcgcacgcgaataaaggaggctgcatcggtgcggcagaaagtagtcgtgcatgcgccgaaaggtatcgtgcatgcgccgaaaggtatcgtgcacatataacaacaacgtagtcattacacaagcatacagtactggaaagtgaagcaaataaacaaagagaagactgctctactggccctgccccgcgccgcgaccacgcttggtcctccgggcctgtgctcgcacatggtcctgggagtaggtgaaacgatccggtggcacagcatgggtagcacgagtgtcccgcggaggagtggcctgcgcctggtcctgcgtctgcaccggcggtgcgcctcccaactgtgaggggccgatgacgtcctctgtcgagcctgaagcgaagtcgaagtcagtgatgtcgaagagcaaggtggaaggcagcaagcggtccgaagaggtcccagcatggtccagtggtggaccctgactcgacgtgccggctacctgtgacgaagtcccggtgtactgctagaactgcgctgagtgcgaggtcgacgcagctgcctgagacgctgaccctgcagcctgggagaagtgcgcggcctgcgtcatagcgaactaggcgaaacctacacatcgacaacgggacccttgtaagctaagacataaaatgcatgtaaattgattgtcgaagtaatgttgtttttttaagtacctgtggggggcacaacagaaggcctagccgaggaaggcggggtgctgaacggtgcacgaaaccctgaagcaatcggcaagtgaaacggctcacttatatgtgcgaggcatgtacagaaatagtaataaaaatacttacctccgtgcggagggggagtcggcctaggaacgtgcgcagctggacgggGACCTGTCAATCCATCGTCTGGCCGGGTCCGCGTCGCCGGCAgcagcctccaccagccgacacatcggtaggaggccggcctcacACAGCCTACAATAACAAATTAATGcgtcattataaaaaatattacagcgcaactaacttatagtgatacactgttcgtacctctcgataaaggagtcgtgaaccgtgagtagctcaccgcacgtccgtgcccggaacgtcccaagctgagccccctgcaccgcaggaaggtgagaccggtgtcggtgatctatcgccgggtccaacaactgaggtgtatcctgacgtgccatctctggaaaatatagtgtttcgtgttagaacaattcagaaagtagtaatgtaaaacaaaagataacttgcaaaattatgaaatagtaataaagTCATGAGaataattatgtacaacaagagtacaggctatttaaatatagcaaacgttactaatggtacataacgatgacatgcaatttaacatatatgtagagctCGATAATATATcataacattacgtgtcgaagtccgacatacatcagcatacctaaagacgttaggcgccttagtctgacgttacatcacgagaccaaaagacatgacatgccgaagtctgacattacacgacgaaacataaacacatcgataagttcgaaacgaATTACAAACAAAGCCACATGCCaacatagaacataagaactacaccacgtagccagacgtggcacgatgacgcctaggacgtggtcgagtggaggtagtgccttcacccgtagggcgagctccatctgctgctgatcctgatagtcctgcctccgccgcacttggtttctccttgtctttaggacaatgcttgtaggtgtgcccatgttcatcgcatttgctgcaacgcttcacctTGCCAGCCTCCAACTCGTCCATATCGTTGTggatgcgacgagtcctcctccttccagccttgcttcggagcttcgatgggtcaggaatattgagtacttcatcgttagtctctgtgacctccccagctatgccgaacccataaatctcgccgctccatgtatgatatattgcttgcttactgaagtactgtgacacatatactgcatctggtatgccacactccgctgcggcagcaatgacatgggtgcatggcctgtggagcagctttggctttgcacaagagcaatgacatgtgccgtcggctttgagaacacacttctgcttcactctcttgcggtagatacccctgcctgccttatcttgacatagtatctcaaacctgtgctgttgggtacctGGCACTAGTGCacgatgtttcatggcctttttacgcaactcctctagctttttctgcatgaaagttccaaacaaaatgctgttgttcggcatagagggaagaactgcctggaaccgatccctaaaatacctgcatgtcccatgtaaaatgaactccactatgccaactagtggcagtccacggacaccgcgcatcacccaaTTGTAAACTTCtaccaaatttgttgtcattattccatatctagcaccacctgtgtcatacgccttggcccatttctcttttggttcatgcagaatccattgagaaaatttccgaatctccaatccagttcttctaaccaatgttggactatccgttgggagaggtccaagagcttgaggagggtcagcaacggcggtcgatggagccgctgcacgctgatcactgcatttggctgtcaactcatctaatctcttccaaagctcattgaattttttctcctggttctggttgcacagcctcttgaacatgttcatgagctccttgttcttgaattgcttgaagaaattagctcccatatgacgcatgcaccacctactctgtacatcttcccaaacaccggggtatcctcgttccatactcccaaactgcaacttttctatcgctcgcagaatgccagcgtacctatcatgtatcaggcacacatttggcctcataccaacaacttttgtttcaaccaatttcaggaaccagtaccagctgtcggtattctcactctcaacaaaagcaaatgccaagggcaatacctgattgttcccatctacccctattgctgttagtatctggccccgatactttcctgtcatgaatgtcccatcaatgcagagaacaggacaACAGTTCAcaaatgccatcttgcatgcatgtagagctaagaacgccctttgcagcacactcttgccaggatgttcaattgaggggaatttcttcacttcgtaagagctcccagggtttctttcctcgataacaccaagcaggcgtggcaaattgtcatacgaggcttcgtaagttccaaatctcatctctattattttctgtttggccctccaggccttggcatagctaatagtatacttgtatgtctcttcgatgtgtcggattattgaccttggttcatatgtgagattatcgacGACATGCGCATatatctcagatgcaacaaatgcacatgtaatgttcctgtggtatttctgaacaccaggtagaaaacatgtatgcttggtaacgactgacactgtccaataattcttccatttccccttatacacgtgcactctccagggacaaccatctttttccttaacacaccgaactttATATTGAgaccggttcgacttggcaacccaaaactctctatgaagtgacactgcaaaatgttttaccgcctccttcatatcttctgctctactataaatcgctccctgaataacctcattttctttgtactcccatctcacactatcctcttcagagacgataagcccagaaaaatcctcactagcccattctgctggattaatatccgtctcatcatctgacgaatcaccttcctctacacgctcgttgtcagaatcctccctctccatttcatccacaatggcaccgacagtctccccctcgtcggccactccacctggttgaatgcccactggagctactacgcccccgtcctctcgtgcgttgacctcttccacagaagtctcatttacttcagcacttggtccctcgccatcatccattttcatctgcacacctggatccttcgggtgaacaaacggaaccaaagctagaggccacccgcgttgcaatgcattttccaaataccatctccacattcgagagttttgaactggcattagttcccaataaaaaccctcagttgcccgacttactataacattgattgttatgtcacttgtctgtggatcaactctcaagcccctcattaaccatccttttatagaaggtacactcctctcagccggtctatcaattcccctttctgatacaataaaatctgacagatctaccccagtggcccgtaacggacgtttcctggtccatggtaaacttggaatatttgtttgttcgacatatctgtcaacgaaataactagatcatattactctttcatgcaataaacatctacaacgtaatatcttcttgtgtaagccaatgcaacggtaatgtattgatttcaaactagcagatctacgtagttaccgatatctacaatacgcacttctagattagtacaactaaaaccctaaaaatataatgcatttattcaaacaaaattttaaaaaatacacactatttaactcaatagtcacatataggatctatgaatattacctgaaatcggcgtctgaatccggcagggcttcgccccttcttctcttctcctcccctctctttttttttcactggaattgaggagGGAGGAATGAGGGCTAGGGGCTGGGcggcaggccttttataggcagcgaggcctgccgcccggccagagggcggcaaggggccgcctgcaaaatggccggccccgactggcttttttgcattcgggccccttgccgccccaccagagggcggcaagggttttcctgcaaaaaaccctccctccgtcaccgcccgttcctcccccgtttgccacgtcagcttgccgccccagaggtgggcggcagggcctatttttgtaatttttttgccgatagattatttctgtaaatatttaaaaaaaatctaaaaccgaaaaaaaattccaaattcGATCATTGTATCGCCGTGATGTGCCGATAGAGTTGTCAGCCAGGTTGGGTTTATTTTCTGACGGAGTATTTGCCATTCAAACCAACTCACGAAAATGTCACATTAATTTGATATCCATCACTTATTACTTGAGCTAGAAATGATCaggctgcaagcctgcaaggtTTAGGAGACGTAGAAAAGGAACGTAATACCACTCTCATAAGGTAGAGAATGAAATTAACACGTTaattaaagaagaaaaaagagattTGAACTATTTAATCATGTTAGTCAGATTATAATACCACTTTGATAACTATATTTGCTATGCATAAAAAgatatatatttgtatttatATAAATGCACAGAAGCAAGGGCCGATTACTACTTCCGTTTTCAAATATGACGATAGTGCAGTCATCACATATCTACTGTCCTGAGAAATCCACCGATTTCGTGTAGCGCGCACACTTAACAACTGATGAAACCAGTCCATCCAAACCCATGGCAACTCAGAGGCTCCATTTTTATCTCTAGTTGCTCATCAGTTTGGCTCGACTCGTTAATACTACGAGTTTGACTCAATCCGAGTCACGAGCTTCGTTTTTTCACCCCTAATCGAACTTCAtattattaatagaaaaaaaatgattttagtGTGGTATACAAAGTcggtgaaataaaataaaatgttccATCGTCCATTTTCTTCTAGTTTCTTGCTTTATGAATCTCAAAGCAAACGGGTATTGGGAGAACCTTAAAGCAAACTAAGCTAATGAACATACtgtgtatatttatatttataatttaatGATGCACTTCAAGACCAACAAAGAATAAATATGCCACATTAATCTGATATGATCTGATCCATATTCATTAATCTGCAAAGAGATAAGAACAAGTAGGTGATGATCTGAATAGTATAACAAATTCATGATGATCTGAATAGGAGAACAAGTAGGTGACgatatggatatatatataggaccaatatatatatcatcAAACTAGATACACAATTGTAATATTCGCCTTGATTACTTACTATtaacccttttcttttttagatgCATACGCTTCTATCGAACAGTGTATACTCAAAGGTCATTATAGAATAAGAAATCATACAGAAATTTCCTTTTGTTGCATAATGAAGTGGATCCAAATATTTGCAGTGTTATGTAAAAAATCAAGATTACGACGTTCACATTATCGTGTAATTAACAGCAAAGCGAAAAACCGTAGGCATGTGCCATTTGAACATAACTTTAATATCAACTTGGTGATACCCAGTGTTTTGTGACGAGATATTTATGGCTGACTATACGTTAAATATTATAGGAacaataaatattaaaatatataataatgatGCTAGGAAGATCATATACTTGTATGTAATTGAACTCTATGATATAACATTCTAGATGATGGGTCTTACTCTATCATAATACTTACATGCTTATATTTGTATGTTGAGTTTTGGCTTGTAATAATTGCTAATGGGTATCAACTATATAAAAGGTATAGATTGGAATACTCCAGTAAAATTCATAATTTGAACACGTGCTGTCCGAGAAGGCCAGAACAGACCGAATCGGAAGCCACGTGACGCACTCTGTTacgctagagagagagagtagtttATCCCTATGTTTCAAGCAAATAGAaaccacctatacttcaaactaaattttctcttaaactacttatCTGATCTATGATCCGATTGCGCCGTTGTGCTcttaacaattaaatctttataacaagatctcacatgattatattttgatgaaaaattataaattaattttataatatatctaaattacttttagatttcactaaattacttcttagacatataaaagtaaatttagtaaagtctaaaagtaatttacatagaTTAGTaaagtaacttaaaaaaaagaaagtaactttattACAACATCAAAAGTAAATCCATTATAGAGGTAAAAAcatgagtctatatagaaattacaTTTAATCAACACAAATTACATCACTGACTAGAAATGAttataaaataaacaactcacaaTATTATGAATaacattatgaatgtatagatTTCTTTTAATGTCGTAACAAGTTACTTtacttttgttttaagttacttctataatatatctaaattactttcagGCTttactaaattacttttatgactaagaagtaatttaatgaaatctaaaagtaatttagatatattataaaattaatttgtatttttttcatgaaaatatagtcatgtgagatcttgttataaagatttaattgttataaacacaatggtgtaatggggtcgtaaatcggatgagtaatctaagagaaaattccataagaaaaaaatacatgcacTTTTGAGTATACTAGTAGCAACTAGATATGAGATTGAGGTAGCTAGTTATGACCATACAGAGAGCGATCTCGTTGTAGACGCGTCCTTTTTTTATTTCAGTACATACTGAGACTGATATACTATTATATAGTGGTTGCAAAATTAGTTATATTTACACATCTCCAATTTTATAGGTTATGTTTTGTTAGCTAGTGATCCAAATATAACAAATGTTATACAATATCGAATCAGTATGCATGTAAGGTACTccatatttctttttttgtttgttctatAGCAGCATATGTATACATTTTTTGGAGAATCATATTTTgtttcatatttgcataaaattgttttattt of the Oryza sativa Japonica Group chromosome 2, ASM3414082v1 genome contains:
- the LOC136355204 gene encoding uncharacterized protein, coding for MRGLRVDPQTSDITINVIVSRATEGFYWELMPVQNSRMWRWYLENALQRGWPLALVPFVHPKDPGVQMKMDDGEGPSAEVNETSVEEVNAREDGGVVAPVGIQPGGVADEGETVGAIVDEMEREDSDNERVEEGDSSDDETDINPAEWASEDFSGLIVSEEDSVRWEYKENEVIQGAIYSRAEDMKEAVKHFAVSLHREFWVAKSNRSQYKVRCVKEKDGCPWRVHVYKGKWKNYWTVSVVTKHTCFLPGVQKYHRNITCAFVASEIYAHVVDNLTYEPRSIIRHIEETYKYTISYAKAWRAKQKIIEMRFGTYEASYDNLPRLLGVIEERNPGSSYEVKKFPSIEHPGKSVLQRAFLALHACKMAFVNCCPVLCIDGTFMTGKYRGQILTAIGVDGNNQVLPLAFAFVESENTDSWYWFLKLVETKVVGMRPNVCLIHDRYAGILRAIEKLQFGSMERGYPGVWEDVQSRWCMRHMGANFFKQFKNKELMNMFKRLCNQNQEKKFNELWKRLDELTAKCSDQRAAAPSTAVADPPQALGPLPTDSPTLVRRTGLEIRKFSQWILHEPKEKWAKAYDTGGARYGIMTTNLVEVYNWVMRGVRGLPLVGIVEFILHGTCRYFRDRFQAVLPSMPNNSILFGTFMQKKLEELRKKAMKHRALVPGTQQHRFEILCQDKAGRGIYRKRVKQKCVLKADGTCHCSCAKPKLLHRPCTHVIAAAAECGIPDAVYVSQYFSKQAIYHTWSGEIYGFGIAGEVTETNDEVLNIPDPSKLRSKAGRRRTRRIHNDMDELEAGKVKRCSKCDEHGHTYKHCPKDKEKPSAAEAGLSGSAADGARPTGEGTTSTRPRPRRHRATSGYVV